Proteins from one Penicillium digitatum chromosome 2, complete sequence genomic window:
- a CDS encoding Adenylate kinase, putative, with translation MAPITEEAVSGLKNAIHQLEAKVSELESRLANGGKPKSAAEQMRIILMGPPGAGKGTQAPNLKEKYCACHLATGDMLRSQVAKKTDLGKEAKKIMDQGGLVSDEIMVNMIKSELDNNSECKNGFILDGFPRTVAQAERLDDMLVARNQKLQHAVELQIDDSLLVARITGRLVHPASGRSYHKIFNPPKVDMKDDISGEPLIQRSDDNAETLTKRLATYHAQTTPVVDYYKKTGIWRGIDASQEPGQVWKSILGVFRQ, from the exons ATGGCTCCCATCACTGAAGAGGCTGTCTCCGGTCTGAAGAACGCCATCCACCAGCTGGAGGCAAAGGTGTCCGAGCTTGAGAGCCGTCTTGCCAATGGCGGCAAGCCCAAGTCCGCTGCCGAGCAGATGCGCATCATCCTGATGGGCCCTCCTGGTGCAG GCAAGGGTACTCAAGCCCCGAACCTTAAGGAAAAGTACTGCGCATGCCACCTG GCCACCGGTGACATGCTGCGGTCTCAGGTCGCGAAGAAGACCGATCTTGGAAAGGAAGCCAAGAAGATCATGGACCAGGGTGGTCTCGTTAGCGATGAGATCATGGTCAACATGATCAAGAGCGAGCTCGACAACAACTCAGAGTGCAAGAACGG TTTCATTCTGGATGGTTTCCCCCGGACGGTTGCGCAGGCCGAGCGTCTCGATGACATGCTCGTCGCTCGTAATCAGAAGCTCCAGCACGCCGTTGAGCTGCAGATTGACGACTCTCTGCTGGTGGCTCGTATCACCGGCCGCCTGGTCCACCCTGCCTCTGGCCGCTCGTACCACAAGATCTTCAACCCGCCCAAGGTTGACATGAAGGACGACATCTCCGGAGAGCCGCTGATCCAGCGTTCCGATGACAATGCCGAAACCCTCACCAAGCGTCTGGCTACTTACCACGCCCAGACCACCCCTGTCGTCGACTACTACAAGAAGACCGGTATCTGGCGCGGCATTGATGCCAGTCAAGAGCCTGGTCAGGTCTGGAAGAGCATTCTTGGAGTCTTCCGCCAGTAG
- a CDS encoding Peptidase C19, ubiquitin carboxyl-terminal hydrolase 2 — protein sequence MPSPNPTEKVEEVEEDVLEVVDETMPRTKSANEKRTLRTVIPKYWHPDLPNKTTVGFPNGGVDCYRNVVFQMILHMPIFYNWLLWYKEHHAPKGQNCNLGSSEEGPSECQVCQLAEISQAYWEGETESWIPTFESLAHSLLQDWKPGGVDSEQDPAEYFEELFKAIRHSTKPMMQGDLEDVFQVEIIQVVRCAGKNPCDPKYTPTPWQFMRISLSGEEGDILPEKPTLSDVIAQHFDHEDHFGVCLQCGGKKTAKDQIGSFPELLLVQLNRTSQLGKKINTHVYLSERLSIETRFMDERWGNERKVVQYKLTSVVLHHGQDVTRGHYSIGVKGKGDEWTNANDTEISDWDPEGPGGNPNHLATGYLFTYRRLPTDDPVQTLPEAPTAEGDRGTPSPYAMEIDPNTPSDDGGRFVDFDSGPVLPAVPEDSVPKSGSNAWGNDPKALGNLLDVMVPKIVDSYIARSADARRKEWEKWANEWEKKRETVKAETLTSAIGSPIGSDVGTGSSEDIVDWTKQRGRLEITLTGDAGKGAKVLDLEVQELAEQPAGGLSKTQKPLMLTLHCLFPNDFLPALDILDRKLVRQLVRSDQYATSLETVQEDIFLVISASIPPSCSGSSVPFQEKGYEVRLRAWNCSCPTFTLSAYRDSQLPAKRPTNEQNQLAYSFGGTLARGTARVSPPTCKHILACILHARCPELFGADGDGRFAVSKEELAGWCAGWGG from the exons ATGCCCAGCCCTAATCCTACAGAGAAAGTTGAAGAAGTCGAAGAGGATGTGTTGGAAGTGGTAGACGAAACAATGCCAAGAACAAAGTCAGCAAACGAGAAAAGGACATTAAGA ACCGTCATCCCTAAATATTGGCATCCAGACTTGCCCAACAAAACCACCGTGGGCTTTCCAAATGGCGGAGTTGACTGTTATCGAAATGTCGTCTTCCAAATGATTCTACACATGCCGATTTTCTACAATTGGCTCCTCTGGTACAAGGAGCACCATGCCCCTAAGGGTCAAAATTGTAATCTAGGCTCATCGGAAGAAGGTCCCAGCGAATGCCAAGTTTGCCAACTTGCTGAGATCTCACAGGCTTACTGGGAAGGTGAAACTGAAAGTTGGATACCTACATTTGAATCCCTAGCACACTCGCTTTTGCAAGATTGGAAACCGGGGGGAGTAGACTCGGAACAAGACCCGGCAGAGTACTTTGAGGAACTTTTCAAAGCGATCAGGCATAGCACCAAGCCTATGAT GCAAGGAGACTTGGAAGATGTCTTCCAAGTCGAAATCATCCAGGTAGTAAGATGCGCTGGGAAAAACCCCTGTGACCCAAAATACACCCCAACTCCGTGGCAGTTCATGAGGATCAGCTTATCCGGGGAGGAAGGGGATATACTTCCCGAGAAGCCTACTTTGAGCGATGTAATTGCACAGCACTTTGATCATGAGGACCATTTCGGTGTGTGTCTGCAGTGTGGAGGCAAGAAGACAGCCAAAGACCAAATTGGAAGTTTCCCTGAGCTTCTCTTGGTCCAGCTCAACCGCACCAGTCAGCTAGGAAAGAAGATCAACACCCACGTTTATTTGAGCGAACGGTTAAGTATCGAGACACGGTTCATGGATGAACGCTGGGGCAATGAACGAAAAGTTGTCCAGTACAAATTGACCTCGGTGGTCTTGCATCACGGCCAGGATGTGACACGAGGTCATTACAGTATCGGCGTTAAGGGTAAAGGAGATGAATGGACCAACGCGAATGACACTGAAATCTCGGACTGGGATCCTGAAGGGCCCGGAGGCAACCCGAATCATCTCGCCACCGGTTATCTTTTTACATACCGCCGGCTACCCACGGATGACCCAGTACAGACACTCCCCGAGGCACCGACAGCCGAGGGAGATAGAGGGACCCCTAGCCCCTATGCTATGGAAATCGACCCGAATACACCGTCGGACGACGGGGGTAGGTTCGTGGATTTTGATTCTGGGCCAGTGTTACCCGCGGTGCCTGAGGACTCTGTCCCCAAATCAGGCTCTAACGCCTGGGGAAACGATCCCAAGGCATTGGGGAATTTACTGGACGTGATGGTTCCCAAGATTGTCGATAGCTATATAGCTCGCTCCGCGGATGCGAGGCGCAAGGAGTGGGAGAAATGGGCGAACGAatgggagaagaagagggaaaCAGTCAAAGCAGAGACTTTGACTTCTGCCATAGGTTCTCCCATTGGTTCTGATGTGGGTACCGGTTCCAGTGAGGATATAGTCGACTGGACTAAGCAACGAGGACGACTCGAGATAACTTTGACTGGAGATGCGGGGAAAGGGGCAAAGGTGTTGGATCTTGAAGTTCAAG AATTGGCAGAACAGCCAGCTGGTGGACTTTCAAAGACCCAAAAACCGCTGATGTTGACATTGCACTGTCTATTCCCAAATGACTTCCTCCCTGCCCTCGATATCCTCGACCGCAAACTAGTACGTCAACTTGTACGATCAGATCAATATGCCACTTCCCTAGAGACAGTTCAAGAGGATATTTTTCTTGTGATATCTGCCTCGATACCGCCTTCATGTTCGGGTTCATCAGTCCCTTTCCAAGAAAAGGGCTACGAGGTTCGGCTGCGTGCCTGGAATTGCAGCTGTCCTACATTTACCCTGTCTGCATACCGAGACTCTCAACTCCCGGCGAAGCGTCCGACAAACGAACAGAACCAGTTGGCTTACTCATTTGGCGGAACGTTAGCTCGTGGTACGGCTCGGGTGTCGCCTCCTACCTGCAAACATATCCTAGCCTGTATTCTACATGCACGGTGCCCTGAGCTGTTCGGAGCGGATGGGGATGGTAGATTTGCCGTTTCCAAGGAGGAATTGGCAGGCTGGTGTGCTGGTTGGGGTGGTTGA
- a CDS encoding 26S proteasome regulatory particle subunit Rpn8, putative, translating into MPATTADTLSLVNRSVTVAPLVLLSVADHYGRTAKGTRKRVVGVLLGENSGDNVRVSNSFAVPFEEDEKDPSVWFLDHNFVESMRDMFKKINAREKLVGWYHSGPKLRASDLEINELFKKYTPNPLLVIVDVQPKEVGVPTDAYFAVDEIKDDGTTTSRTFVHTPSIIEAEEAEEIGVEHLLRDIRDVAVGTLSTRITSQLQSLQGLHLRLRDIGQYLQKVLDKELPVNHAILGNLQDVFNLLPNLSTPPATQRTSGQEPQIENSELARAMSVKTNDQLMAIYISSLIRAITAFHDLIDNKIQNRQQQEESDTKRDQEVNGTKGDKDAKKAGSPNGEQKEEQGSSDKNKKN; encoded by the exons ATGCCTGCCACCACGGCGGACACGCTATCCCTCGTCAACCGCTCCGTGACGGTCGCCCCATTAGTCCTCCTCTCTGTCGCAGATCACTATGGGAGAACGGCAAAGGGTACCAGGAAACGTGTGGTAGGTGTGCTGCTAGGCGAGAACTCGGGAGACAACGTCCGGGTATCAAACAGTTTTGCTG TTCCGTTCGAGGAGGATGAAAAAGACCCATCGGTGTGGTTCTTGGATCACAACTTCGTCGAGTCGATGAGGGATAtgttcaagaaaatcaatgCTCGCGAGAAGCTAGTCGGCTGGTACCACTCGGGTCCTAAGCTGCGCGCTTCGGATTTGGAGATCAATGAGCTTTTCAAGAAATACACGCCCAATCCGTTGCTGGTTATTGTTGATGTACAACCGAAGGAAGTCGGTGTGCCTACAGATGCTTACTTCGCTGTGGATGAAATCAAGGAT GATGGAACAACAACCTCTCGGACGTTTGTGCACACCCCGTCGATAATCGAGGCAGAAGAAGCCGAGGAGATTGGCGTGGAGCATCTCCTCCGAGACATCAGGGACGTCGCAGTCGGCACACTTTCCACCCGTATCACGTCACAGCTGCAGTCACTGCAAGGATTGCATCTGCGGCTACGCGATATCGGCCAATACCTCCAGAAAGTTCTCGACAAGGAACTTCCCGTCAACCACGCCATTCTGGGCAACCTCCAAGATGTTTTCAATCTCCTTCCTAATCTGTCCACCCCACCGGCGACGCAGCGGACCAGCGGTCAGGAGCCGCAGATTGAGAACAGCGAGTTGGCACGGGCTATGAGTGTCAAGACTAATGATCAATTGATGGCTATCTACATCAGCAGCTTGATCCGTGCTATTACAGCTTTCCACGACTTAATCGATAACAAGATCCAGAACCGACAACAGCAAGAGGAGAGTGACACCAAGCGGGATCAGGAGGTCAATGGAACCAAGGGAGACAAGGATGCCAAGAAAGCGGGTTCGCCAAATGGCGAGCAGAAGGAGGAGCAGGGTAGCTCtgacaagaacaagaagaactAG